A stretch of the Mustela nigripes isolate SB6536 chromosome X, MUSNIG.SB6536, whole genome shotgun sequence genome encodes the following:
- the SLITRK4 gene encoding SLIT and NTRK-like protein 4, translated as MFLWLFLLLSALISSTNADSDISVEICNVCSCVSVENVLYVNCEKVSVYRPNQLKPPWSNFYHLNFQNNFLNILYPNTFLNFSHAVSLQLGNNKLQNIEGGAFLGLSALKQLHLNNNELKILRADTFLGIENLEYLQADYNLIKYIERGAFNKLHKLKVLILNDNLISFLPDNIFRFASLTHLDIRGNRIQKLPYIGVLEHIGRVVELQLEDNPWNCSCDLLPLKAWLENMPYNIYIGEAICETPSDLYGRLLKETNKQELCPMGTGSDFDVRILPPSQLENGYTTPNGHTTQTSLHRLVTKPPKTTNPSKISGIVAGKSLSNRNLSQIVSYQTRVPPLTPCPAPCFCKTHPSDLGLSVNCQEKNIQSMSELVPKPLNAKKLHVNGNSIKDVDVADFAEFEGLDLLHLGSNQITAIKGDVFHNLTNLRRLYLNGNQIERLYPEIFSGLHNLQYLYLEYNLIKEILAGTFDSMPNLQLLYLNNNLLKSLPVYIFSGAPLARLNLRNNKFMYLPVSGVLDQLQSLTQIDLEGNPWDCTCDLVALKLWLEKLNDGIVVKELKCETPVQFANIELKSLKNEILCPKLLNKPSAPFTSPAPAITFTTPLGPIRSPPGGPVPLSILILSILVVLILTVFVAFCLLVFVLRRNKKPTVKHEGLGNPECGSMQLQLRKHDHKTNKKDGLSTEAFIPQTIEQMSKSHTCGLKESETGFMFSDPPGQKVVMRNVADKEKDLLHVDGRKRLSTIDELDELFPSRDSNVFIQNFLESKKEYNSIGVSGFEIRYPEKQQDKKNKKSLIGGNHSKIVVEQRKSSEYFELKAKLQSSPDYLQVLEEQTALNKI; from the coding sequence ATGTTTCtttggctctttctgcttttgtcAGCCCTGATTTCTTCGACAAATGCAGATTCTGACATATCAGTGGAAATTTGCAATGTGTGCTCCTGCGTGTCAGTCGAGAACGTGCTCTATGTCAACTGTGAGAAGGTTTCGGTCTACAGACCAAATCAGCTGAAGCCACCTTGGTCTAATTTCTATCACCTCAatttccaaaacaattttttaaatatcctctATCCAAACACATTCTTGAATTTTTCACACGCAGTATCCCTGCAGCTGGGAAATAATAAACTGCAGAACATTGAGGGAGGAGCCTTTCTtgggctcagtgcattaaagcagTTGCACTTGAACAACAATGAATTAAAGATTCTCCGAGCTGACACTTTCCTTGGCATAGAGAACTTGGAGTATCTCCAGGCTGACTACAATTTAATCAAGTATATTGAACGAGGAGCCTTCAATAAGCTCCACAAACTGAAAGTTCTCATTCTTAATGACAATCTGATTTCATTCCTTCCTGATAATATTTTCCGATTCGCATCTTTGACCCATCTGGATATACGGGGGAACAGAATCCAGAAGCTCCCCTATATCGGAGTTCTGGAGCACATAGGCCGTGTCGTTGAACTGCAACTGGAAGATAACCCCTGGAACTGTAGCTGTGATTTGTTGCCTTTGAAAGCGTGGCTGGAGAACATGCCATATAACATTTACATAGGAGAGGCTATCTGTGAAACTCCCAGCGACTTATACGGAAGGCTTCTGAAAGAAACCAACAAACAAGAATTATGCCCCATGGGCACAGGCAGTGATTTTGATGTGCGAATCCTGCCTCCGTCTCAGCTGGAGAATGGCTACACCACTCCCAACGGTCACACGACCCAAACATCCTTACACAGATTAGTGACCAAACCGCCGAAAACAACCAATCCGTCCAAGATCTCCGGAATCGTAGCGGGCAAGTCCCTCTCCAACCGCAATCTCAGCCAGATTGTGTCCTACCAAACGAGGGTGCCCCCTCTGACACCTTGCCCAGCACCTTGCTTTTGCAAAACACATCCTTCGGATTTGGGACTGAGCGTCAACTGCCAAGAGAAGAATATACAGTCCATGTCTGAACTGGTCCCGAAACCCTTAAATGCCAAGAAGTTGCATGTCAATGGCAACAGCATCAAAGACGTGGACGTCGCGGACTTCGCCGAGTTTGAAGGACTGGATTTGCTCCATTTAGGCAGCAATCAGATTACGGCGATCAAGGGAGACGTATTCCACAATCTCACTAATTTACGCAGGCTGTATCTCAACGGCAATCAGATTGAAAGACTCTATCCTGAGATATTTTCCGGCCTTCATAACCTGCAGTATCTGTATTTGGAATACAACTTGATCAAGGAGATCCTGGCGGGCACCTTTGACTCGATGCCAAATTTGCAGTTGCTCTACTTAAACAACAATCTCCTGAAGAGCCTGCCCGTTTACATTTTCTCGGGAGCACCCCTCGCTAGACTGAACCTGAGGAACAACAAGTTCATGTACTTACCCGTCAGCGGGGTCCTCGATCAGCTGCAGTCTCTCACACAGATCGACTTGGAGGGCAACCCCTGGGACTGCACTTGTGACTTGGTGGCATTAAAGCTGTGGCTCGAGAAGTTGAATGACGGCATTGTCGTGAAGGAACTGAAATGCGAGACTCCGGTTCAGTTTGCCAACATCGAGCTGAAGTCCctcaagaatgaaatcttgtgtCCCAAACTCTTAAACAAGCCATCGGCGCCGTTTACGAGCCCTGCACCTGCCATAACGTTCACCACCCCGCTGGGTCCCATTCGAAGCCCTCCCGGTGGCCCGGTGCCTCTGTCTATTCTCATCCTCAGCATCCTCGTGGTCCTCATCTTAACTGTCTTCGTTGctttttgtcttcttgtttttGTGCTGCGGCGAAACAAGAAGCCCACGGTCAAGCACGAGGGCCTGGGGAATCCCGAGTGCGGCTCCATGCAGCTGCAGCTGAGGAAGCATGACCACAAGACCAATAAAAAAGACGGGCTGAGCACGGAAGCCTTCATTCCACAAACCATCGAGCAGATGAGCAAGAGCCACACCTGCGGTTTGAAAGAGTCAGAAACCGGCTTCATGTTTTCAGATCCTCCAGGACAGAAAGTCGTCATGAGAAATGTCGCCGACAAGGAGAAAGATTTACTACACGTGGATGGCAGGAAGAGACTGAGCACAATCGATGAGCTGGACGAACTATTCCCGAGCAGGGATTCCAACGTGTTTATTCAGAATTTTCTGGAAAGCAAAAAGGAGTACAATAGCATAGGTGTCAGTGGCTTTGAGATCCGCTATCCAGAAaaacaacaagacaaaaaaaacaagaagtccCTGATAGGCGGCAACCACAGTAAGATCGTCGTGGAGCAGCGGAAAAGCAGCGAGTACTTTGAACTGAAGGCCAAACTCCAGAGTTCCCCTGACTACCTACAGGTCCTTGAGGAGCAGACAGCTTTGAACAAGATCTAG